A genomic stretch from Acinonyx jubatus isolate Ajub_Pintada_27869175 chromosome E2, VMU_Ajub_asm_v1.0, whole genome shotgun sequence includes:
- the ARHGEF1 gene encoding rho guanine nucleotide exchange factor 1 isoform X2, whose product MPSTLPVEPMEADDIARGLAPGPPRPGLVPVSIIGAEDEDFENELETNAEEQNSQFQSLEQVKRRPAHLMAFLQHVALQFEPGPLLCCLHADMLGSLGPKEARKAFLDFCHSFLEKTAVLRVPVPPTVAFELDRTRPDLLSEDLQRQFVQEVVQSQQATVSQLLEDFRSKRLMGMTPWEHDLTQLEAWVGRDRASFEARERHLAERLLTHLEEMQHTISTDEEKSAAVVNAISLYMRHLGVRTKSGDKKSGRNFFRKKMIGNRRSDEPTKTKKGLSIFLDAARWNRGEPQAPDFRHLKVEADAEKPGLTERKGGLGVPSRDRNTGAAGQDIPGVSLHPLSGDSPDREPGVDAPPELGDPPPQGPASLEPVVPPENTEEGAETESPEPGDEGDPGRSGLELEPEEPPGWRELVPPGTLHSLPKSQVKRQEVISELLVTEAAHVRMLRVLHDLFYQPMAEGGFFPLEELQYIFPSLDELIEVHSQFLDQLMKRRQDSGYLIEEIGDVLLARFDGAEGSWFQKISSRFCSHQSFALEQLKAKQRKEPRFCAFVQEAESRPRCRRLQLKDMIPTEMQRLTKYPLLLQSIGQNTEELAEREKVERAAECCREILHHVNQAVRDMEDLLRLKDYQKRLDLSHLRQSSDPMLNEFKNLDITRRKLVHEGPLTWRVTKDKAVEVHVLLLDDLLLLLQRQDERLLLKSHSRTLTPTPDGKTMLRPVLRLTSAMTREVATDHKAFYVIFTWDQEAQIYELVAQTVSERKNWCALITETAGSLKVPAPASRPKPRPSPSSTREPLLSSSDNGNCGGREMPPADGRMERIFSTLLPYCRPGPEGQLAAKALEKVLSLKQLLFPSEEDSGAGPPREGDGVPGGGPPSPTQTQTQEIQEKLLSLEETIKQLEEVEEEFCRVRLLLSQLGENPVPQPGCT is encoded by the exons ATGCCTAGCACACT ccCTGTGGAGCCCATGGAGGCAGACGACATTGCCCGCGGGCTG GCCCCGGGACCACCGCGGCCTGGCCTGGTGCCAGTCAGCATCATCGGGGCTGAAGACGAAGATTTTGAGAATGAGCTGGAGACG AATGCAGAGGAGCAAAACAGCCAGTTCCAGAGTCTGGAGCAGGTGAAGCGGCGGCCTGCCCACCTCATGGCCTTCTTGCAGCACGTTGCCCTGCAGTTTGAGCCGGGACCCCTG CTCTGCTGCCTGCACGCGGACATGCTGGGTTCACTTGGCCCTAAGGAGGCCAGAAAGGCCTTCCTCGACTTCTGCCACAGCTTCCTGGAAAAGACCGCG GTTTTGCGGGTGCCAGTCCCTCCCACTGTCGCCTTTGAACTTG ACCGCACACGGCCCGACCTCCTCTCCGAGGACCTCCAGCGGCAGTTTGTGCAGGAGGTGGTGCAGAGCCAGCAGGCCACCGTCAGCCAGCTGCTGGAGGACTTCCGCTCCAAGAGGCTCATGGGCATGACaccctgggagcatgacctgacCCAGCTGGAGGCCTGGGTGGGGCGGGACCGTGCCAGCTTTGAGGCCCGGGAGCGGCATCTGGCCGAGCGGCTGCTGACCCACCTGGAAGAGATGCA aCACACCATCTCAACTGATGAGGAAAAGAG TGCCGCTGTGGTCAACGCCATCAGCCTGTACATGCGCCACCTTGGGGTGCGGACCAAGAGCGGGGACAAGAAGTCAGGGAGGAATTTCTTCCGCAAAAAG ATGATAGGGAATCGGCGGTCAGATGAGCCAACCAAGACGAAGAAAGGCCTGAGCATCTTCCTGGATGCTGCCCGCTGGAATCGGGGAGAGCCTCAGG CCCCAGATTTCCGACACCTCAAAGTCGAGGCTGATG CTGAGAAGCCAGGCCttacagaaaggaagggaggcctGGGGGTGCCCTCCCGGGACCGGAACACTGGAGCTGCCGGGCAGGACATCCCTGGAGTTTCTCTGCACCCTCTGTCTGGGGACAGCCCTGACCGGGAGCCAG GTGTTGATGCCCCACCAGAGCTGGGGGACCCGCCCCCGCAGGGCCCGGCCAGCCTGGAGCCCGTGGTGCCCCCGGAGAACACGGAGGAGGGTGCTGAGACAGAGAG ccctgagcctggagaTGAAGGGGACCCAGGTCGGTCTGGACTAGAGCTGGAACCAGAAGAGCCCCCTGGCTGGCGGGAGCTCgtccccccaggcaccctgcacaGCCTGCCCAAGAGCCAGGTGAAGCGGCAGGAGGTTATCAGCG AGCTGCTGGTGACCGAGGCGGCCCATGTGCGCATGCTCCGGGTGCTGCACGACCTCTTCTACCAGCCCATGGCAGAAGGAGGCTTCTTCCCCCTGGAGGAGCTACAGTACATCTTCCCCAGCCTGGACGAGCTCATCGAGGTCCATT CCCAGTTCCTCGATCAACTGATGAAGCGGAGGCAGGATAGTGGCTACCTCATTGAGGAGATCGGAGATGTACTGCTGGCCCGG TTTGATGGTGCCGAAGGCTCCTGGTTCCAGAAAATCTCCTCCCGCTTCTGCAGCCACCAGTCATTTGCCTTAGAGCAGCTCAAAGCCAAACAGCGCAAGGAGCCTCGGTTCTGCGCCTTTGTGCAG GAGGCCGAGAGCCGCCCACGATGCCGCCGCTTGCAGCTGAAGGACATGATCCCCACGGAGATGCAGCGCCTGACCAAGTACCCCCTGCTCCTGCAGAGCATCGGGCAGAATACAG AAGAGCTGGCCGAACGGGAGAAAGTGGAGCGGGCGGCTGAGTGCTGCCGGGAAATTCTGCACCACGTCAACCAAGCTGTACGCGACATGGAGGACCTGCTG CGGCTCAAGGATTATCAGAAGCGCCTGGATTTGTCCCACCTGCGGCAGAGCAGCGACCCCATGCTGAACGAGTTCAAG aacctAGATATCACCAGGAGGAAGCTGGTCCACGAGGGCCCGCTGACGTGGCGGGTGACGAAGGACAAGGCTGTAG AGGTCCACGTGCTCCTGCTGGACGACCTGCTGCTATTGCTCCAGCGCCAGGACGAGCGGCTGCTGCTCAAGTCACACAGCCGGACGCTGACGCCCACCCCCGACGGCAAGACCATGCTGCGGCCCGTGCTGCGGCTCACGTCCGCCATGACCCGCGAGGTGGCCACCG ATCACAAAGCCTTCTATGTCATTTTTACCTGGGACCAAGAGGCTCAGATCTACGAGCTGGTGGCTCAGACCGTGTCGGAACGGAAGAA CTGGTGTGCCCTCATCACGGAGACCGCTGGATCCTTGAAggtccctgcccctgcctctcgcCCCAAACCCCGGCCCAGCccaagcag CACCCGGGAACCCCTGCTCAGCAGCTCGGACAATGGCAACTGTGGTGGCCGAGAGATGCCCCCAGCTGACG GCCGCATGGAGAGAATCTTCAGCACCCTCCTGCCCTACTGCAGACCTGGCCCTGAAGGCCAGCTGGCAGCCAAGGCCCTTGAGAAAG TGCTGTCCCTGAAGCAACTCCTGTTTCCCTCGGAGGAAGATAGTGGGGCGGGGCCTCCCCGTGAAGGGGATGGGGTCCCGGGGGGTGGCCCCCCGAGCCCGACACAGACCCAGACCCAGGAAATTCAGGAGAAGCTGCTCAGCCTGGAGGAGACCATTAAACAGCTGGAG GAGGTGGAAGAGGAATTCTGTCGTGTACGACTCCTCCTGTCTCAGCTTGGGGAAAACCCTGTCCCCCAGCCTGGCTGTACCTGA
- the CD79A gene encoding B-cell antigen receptor complex-associated protein alpha chain, translated as MPGGPGVPQVPCATIFLLFLISAVGLGPGCQALWVDGGPPSVTVSLGDTVHLQCLHNGSGPDSTLNVTWWRVLQGNATWPDIFWSHGEGPNGELTISTVNKSHMGMYRCQVEEKVPNSKVLNLLQSCGTYLRVREPLSRPFLDMGEGTKNNIITAEGIILLFCAVVPGTLLLFRKRWQNLKFGVDVQDDYEDENLYEGLNLDDCSMYEDISRGLQGTYQDVGSLHIGDGDVQLEKP; from the exons ATGCCTGGGGGTCCCGGAGTCCCCCAAGTGCCGTGTGCTActatctttctcctcttcctaatCTCCGCTGTTGGTCTGG GCCCCGGCTGCCAGGCCCTGTGGGTGGATGGGGGCCCACCATCAGTGACCGTGAGCCTGGGGGACACCGTCCACCTCCAGTGTCTGCACAACGGCAGCGGGCCGGACAGCACCCTCAACGTCACGTGGTGGCGTGTCCTCCAAGGCAATGCCACGTGGCCTGATATATTCTGGAGCCACGGCGAAGGCCCCAACGGCGAGCTGACCATCAGCACCGTGAACAAGAGCCACATGGGCATGTACAGGTGCCAGGTGGAGGAGAAAGTCCCCAACAGCAAAGTCCTCAACCTCCTGCAGTCCTGCGGCACCTACCTCCGCGTGCGCG AGCCACTCTCCAGACCTTTCCTCGACATGGGAGAGGGCACCAAGAACAACATCATCACGGCCGAGGGCATCATCCTGCTGTTCTGCGCTGTGGTACCTGGGACACTGCTGCTGTTCAGG aaacgATGGCAGAATTTGAAGTTTGGGGTGGACGTCCAGGATGACTATGAAGACGAAAACCTTTATGAG GGCCTGAACCTTGATGACTGCTCCATGTATGAGGACATCTCCCGGGGCCTCCAGGGCACCTACCAGGATGTGGGGAGCCTCCACATCGGAGACGGGGACGTCCAGCTGGAGAAGCCTTGA
- the ARHGEF1 gene encoding rho guanine nucleotide exchange factor 1 isoform X1: protein MPSTLPVEPMEADDIARGLAPGPPRPGLVPVSIIGAEDEDFENELETNAEEQNSQFQSLEQVKRRPAHLMAFLQHVALQFEPGPLLCCLHADMLGSLGPKEARKAFLDFCHSFLEKTAVLRVPVPPTVAFELDRTRPDLLSEDLQRQFVQEVVQSQQATVSQLLEDFRSKRLMGMTPWEHDLTQLEAWVGRDRASFEARERHLAERLLTHLEEMQHTISTDEEKSAAVVNAISLYMRHLGVRTKSGDKKSGRNFFRKKMIGNRRSDEPTKTKKGLSIFLDAARWNRGEPQAPDFRHLKVEADAEKPGLTERKGGLGVPSRDRNTGAAGQDIPGVSLHPLSGDSPDREPGVDAPPELGDPPPQGPASLEPVVPPENTEEGAETERLSGRLGRSESLRVSDRRRPSRGSLGAKGRGGGRSRSDVDMDPSSATAVLGPARRATPEPGDEGDPGRSGLELEPEEPPGWRELVPPGTLHSLPKSQVKRQEVISELLVTEAAHVRMLRVLHDLFYQPMAEGGFFPLEELQYIFPSLDELIEVHSQFLDQLMKRRQDSGYLIEEIGDVLLARFDGAEGSWFQKISSRFCSHQSFALEQLKAKQRKEPRFCAFVQEAESRPRCRRLQLKDMIPTEMQRLTKYPLLLQSIGQNTEELAEREKVERAAECCREILHHVNQAVRDMEDLLRLKDYQKRLDLSHLRQSSDPMLNEFKNLDITRRKLVHEGPLTWRVTKDKAVEVHVLLLDDLLLLLQRQDERLLLKSHSRTLTPTPDGKTMLRPVLRLTSAMTREVATDHKAFYVIFTWDQEAQIYELVAQTVSERKNWCALITETAGSLKVPAPASRPKPRPSPSSTREPLLSSSDNGNCGGREMPPADGRMERIFSTLLPYCRPGPEGQLAAKALEKVLSLKQLLFPSEEDSGAGPPREGDGVPGGGPPSPTQTQTQEIQEKLLSLEETIKQLEEVEEEFCRVRLLLSQLGENPVPQPGCT, encoded by the exons ATGCCTAGCACACT ccCTGTGGAGCCCATGGAGGCAGACGACATTGCCCGCGGGCTG GCCCCGGGACCACCGCGGCCTGGCCTGGTGCCAGTCAGCATCATCGGGGCTGAAGACGAAGATTTTGAGAATGAGCTGGAGACG AATGCAGAGGAGCAAAACAGCCAGTTCCAGAGTCTGGAGCAGGTGAAGCGGCGGCCTGCCCACCTCATGGCCTTCTTGCAGCACGTTGCCCTGCAGTTTGAGCCGGGACCCCTG CTCTGCTGCCTGCACGCGGACATGCTGGGTTCACTTGGCCCTAAGGAGGCCAGAAAGGCCTTCCTCGACTTCTGCCACAGCTTCCTGGAAAAGACCGCG GTTTTGCGGGTGCCAGTCCCTCCCACTGTCGCCTTTGAACTTG ACCGCACACGGCCCGACCTCCTCTCCGAGGACCTCCAGCGGCAGTTTGTGCAGGAGGTGGTGCAGAGCCAGCAGGCCACCGTCAGCCAGCTGCTGGAGGACTTCCGCTCCAAGAGGCTCATGGGCATGACaccctgggagcatgacctgacCCAGCTGGAGGCCTGGGTGGGGCGGGACCGTGCCAGCTTTGAGGCCCGGGAGCGGCATCTGGCCGAGCGGCTGCTGACCCACCTGGAAGAGATGCA aCACACCATCTCAACTGATGAGGAAAAGAG TGCCGCTGTGGTCAACGCCATCAGCCTGTACATGCGCCACCTTGGGGTGCGGACCAAGAGCGGGGACAAGAAGTCAGGGAGGAATTTCTTCCGCAAAAAG ATGATAGGGAATCGGCGGTCAGATGAGCCAACCAAGACGAAGAAAGGCCTGAGCATCTTCCTGGATGCTGCCCGCTGGAATCGGGGAGAGCCTCAGG CCCCAGATTTCCGACACCTCAAAGTCGAGGCTGATG CTGAGAAGCCAGGCCttacagaaaggaagggaggcctGGGGGTGCCCTCCCGGGACCGGAACACTGGAGCTGCCGGGCAGGACATCCCTGGAGTTTCTCTGCACCCTCTGTCTGGGGACAGCCCTGACCGGGAGCCAG GTGTTGATGCCCCACCAGAGCTGGGGGACCCGCCCCCGCAGGGCCCGGCCAGCCTGGAGCCCGTGGTGCCCCCGGAGAACACGGAGGAGGGTGCTGAGACAGAGAG GCTATCGGGGCGTCTGGGGCGCTCGGAGAGCCTGCGGGTGAGTGACCGCCGCCGGCCTTCCCGGGGCAGCCTCGGGGCTaagggccggggtgggggccgCTCCCGGAGTGACGTGGACAtggaccccagctctgccacggCCGTGCTTGGCCCTGCCCGACGAGCCAC ccctgagcctggagaTGAAGGGGACCCAGGTCGGTCTGGACTAGAGCTGGAACCAGAAGAGCCCCCTGGCTGGCGGGAGCTCgtccccccaggcaccctgcacaGCCTGCCCAAGAGCCAGGTGAAGCGGCAGGAGGTTATCAGCG AGCTGCTGGTGACCGAGGCGGCCCATGTGCGCATGCTCCGGGTGCTGCACGACCTCTTCTACCAGCCCATGGCAGAAGGAGGCTTCTTCCCCCTGGAGGAGCTACAGTACATCTTCCCCAGCCTGGACGAGCTCATCGAGGTCCATT CCCAGTTCCTCGATCAACTGATGAAGCGGAGGCAGGATAGTGGCTACCTCATTGAGGAGATCGGAGATGTACTGCTGGCCCGG TTTGATGGTGCCGAAGGCTCCTGGTTCCAGAAAATCTCCTCCCGCTTCTGCAGCCACCAGTCATTTGCCTTAGAGCAGCTCAAAGCCAAACAGCGCAAGGAGCCTCGGTTCTGCGCCTTTGTGCAG GAGGCCGAGAGCCGCCCACGATGCCGCCGCTTGCAGCTGAAGGACATGATCCCCACGGAGATGCAGCGCCTGACCAAGTACCCCCTGCTCCTGCAGAGCATCGGGCAGAATACAG AAGAGCTGGCCGAACGGGAGAAAGTGGAGCGGGCGGCTGAGTGCTGCCGGGAAATTCTGCACCACGTCAACCAAGCTGTACGCGACATGGAGGACCTGCTG CGGCTCAAGGATTATCAGAAGCGCCTGGATTTGTCCCACCTGCGGCAGAGCAGCGACCCCATGCTGAACGAGTTCAAG aacctAGATATCACCAGGAGGAAGCTGGTCCACGAGGGCCCGCTGACGTGGCGGGTGACGAAGGACAAGGCTGTAG AGGTCCACGTGCTCCTGCTGGACGACCTGCTGCTATTGCTCCAGCGCCAGGACGAGCGGCTGCTGCTCAAGTCACACAGCCGGACGCTGACGCCCACCCCCGACGGCAAGACCATGCTGCGGCCCGTGCTGCGGCTCACGTCCGCCATGACCCGCGAGGTGGCCACCG ATCACAAAGCCTTCTATGTCATTTTTACCTGGGACCAAGAGGCTCAGATCTACGAGCTGGTGGCTCAGACCGTGTCGGAACGGAAGAA CTGGTGTGCCCTCATCACGGAGACCGCTGGATCCTTGAAggtccctgcccctgcctctcgcCCCAAACCCCGGCCCAGCccaagcag CACCCGGGAACCCCTGCTCAGCAGCTCGGACAATGGCAACTGTGGTGGCCGAGAGATGCCCCCAGCTGACG GCCGCATGGAGAGAATCTTCAGCACCCTCCTGCCCTACTGCAGACCTGGCCCTGAAGGCCAGCTGGCAGCCAAGGCCCTTGAGAAAG TGCTGTCCCTGAAGCAACTCCTGTTTCCCTCGGAGGAAGATAGTGGGGCGGGGCCTCCCCGTGAAGGGGATGGGGTCCCGGGGGGTGGCCCCCCGAGCCCGACACAGACCCAGACCCAGGAAATTCAGGAGAAGCTGCTCAGCCTGGAGGAGACCATTAAACAGCTGGAG GAGGTGGAAGAGGAATTCTGTCGTGTACGACTCCTCCTGTCTCAGCTTGGGGAAAACCCTGTCCCCCAGCCTGGCTGTACCTGA